In Paenibacillus sp. BIC5C1, a genomic segment contains:
- a CDS encoding DUF896 domain-containing protein: MDIDSLVARINELARKQKSTGLTEEELAERAKLREIYLNNIRSNFRQQLDSIEIVDDENDQGHQGKLKH; this comes from the coding sequence TTGGATATAGATAGTCTGGTAGCACGTATTAATGAATTGGCCCGTAAGCAAAAATCCACTGGCTTGACAGAGGAAGAGCTCGCAGAACGTGCCAAGCTTAGAGAAATCTATTTGAATAACATTCGTAGCAATTTCAGACAACAACTGGATTCAATTGAAATTGTAGATGACGAGAACGATCAGGGCCACCAAGGCAAACTCAAACATTAA
- a CDS encoding acireductone dioxygenase — MAEIVIRNTNERITGDENVRNFLNKYEVLFEKWDASKLNTDLQNNFGLTDEQKEEVLKTFDYEIRDLAARRGYQIWDVITLSEQTPDIEEKLAKFEEIHTHAEDEIRAIVAGKGIFVIKATDDVGYFNVELSPGDVISVPENTPHFFTLMENKQIIAVRLFIEKDGWIADPYPDPTFIKQA; from the coding sequence ATGGCTGAAATTGTAATCCGAAATACGAACGAACGTATCACTGGAGACGAAAATGTTCGAAATTTCTTAAACAAATATGAAGTATTATTTGAAAAATGGGACGCGTCCAAATTAAACACTGATCTGCAAAACAACTTTGGACTCACTGATGAACAAAAAGAAGAAGTACTAAAAACATTTGATTATGAAATCAGAGACTTGGCTGCACGTCGCGGGTACCAAATCTGGGATGTCATTACGCTGTCTGAACAAACACCAGATATTGAAGAGAAGCTTGCCAAATTCGAAGAGATTCATACTCATGCTGAAGATGAAATCCGTGCTATTGTAGCCGGCAAAGGAATCTTTGTTATCAAAGCTACAGATGATGTAGGTTACTTTAATGTAGAATTGTCTCCTGGAGACGTTATCTCGGTACCTGAGAACACCCCACACTTCTTCACATTGATGGAGAACAAACAAATCATTGCTGTACGTCTGTTCATTGAAAAAGATGGCTGGATCGCAGATCCTTACCCAGATCCAACGTTTATCAAACAAGCCTAA
- a CDS encoding GntR family transcriptional regulator, translating into MSLNQKIRGSTRAYSYNLIKERILHLELEPGTKISEKEIADELQVSRTPVREAFMKLAEEELLDIIPQSGTIVSHINLEHVEEGRFMREKMEKEIVTLACASFPEEFRFRLETNIAMQEVCIGKNNFYRLFELDEEFHQILFQGTGKMRTWKMLQQLNIPFNRLRLLRLSEDSDAEVIISQHKEIYRLITERETERAVEVMEAHLRLVVVEQEKMKAKYPHYFI; encoded by the coding sequence ATGTCACTTAATCAAAAGATTAGAGGTTCGACCCGGGCTTATTCATACAATCTGATAAAGGAACGGATTCTGCACCTTGAACTTGAGCCTGGTACCAAGATTTCCGAGAAGGAAATTGCGGATGAATTGCAAGTAAGCAGAACACCAGTACGTGAAGCTTTTATGAAGCTTGCCGAGGAAGAATTACTGGATATCATTCCACAGAGTGGTACCATTGTCTCCCATATTAATCTGGAGCATGTTGAAGAAGGCCGGTTTATGAGGGAGAAGATGGAGAAGGAAATTGTTACGCTGGCTTGTGCTTCTTTTCCGGAAGAATTCAGATTCAGACTTGAAACCAATATTGCTATGCAGGAAGTATGTATAGGAAAAAATAATTTTTATCGGCTTTTTGAATTAGATGAAGAGTTTCATCAGATATTGTTTCAAGGCACAGGAAAAATGAGAACTTGGAAAATGCTGCAGCAGCTCAATATTCCCTTTAATCGCCTTCGTTTATTACGTTTGTCTGAAGATTCCGATGCAGAGGTTATTATTTCACAACATAAAGAAATATACCGGCTTATTACGGAACGTGAAACCGAGCGAGCTGTTGAAGTTATGGAAGCACATCTCAGACTAGTTGTTGTTGAACAAGAGAAGATGAAGGCAAAATATCCACATTATTTTATATAG
- a CDS encoding extracellular solute-binding protein: MKHRPRKLVGKMVLATMMSVVLAACSSGAGGEKVEPESKGAMESYGVGETFKAAEPFNLSILYSDQPAYPYKKDWLLFQKITEKTGVTLEPTIVPMSDYSQKRSLLISSGDAPLVIPKTYPGEESAFVSSGAILPVSDYVDLMPNFKDKVEKWGLQDELEGLRQEDGKYYVLPGLHEEVWPDYTLIVRTDIFEKNNIAIPKTWDELYDAAKKLKEIYPDSTPFSDRFQFNSTLNIAATSFGTKAGWGFGNGLTYKEDQDEFVYTSTTPEYKEMLTYFNKLVSEGLLDKESFTQDDDQAIQKFVSGKSFIINGNSQTVVLHRNDMNKTLGEGNFSIAKITVPGGPKGQLMSGSRLENGVMISGKIKDNENFKATMQFIDWLYYSDEGQEFAKWGVEGETFTKQDGVRKLVEDVNYNGLNPKGTKDLRIDYGFSGGVFAYGGTTDLLHSMFSEEELKFQQDMKDIKEVIPAEPPIPYSDIDREQVTLLSTPLKDFSDQNTLKFILGERNLSEFDAFVKELESQGLPQYMQLSNDTYKKYKENKQQ; the protein is encoded by the coding sequence ATGAAACATAGACCACGTAAGCTTGTAGGCAAGATGGTATTGGCAACAATGATGAGTGTCGTTCTGGCAGCATGTAGCAGTGGTGCTGGTGGAGAGAAAGTTGAGCCAGAATCCAAGGGGGCCATGGAATCATACGGTGTAGGAGAAACCTTCAAAGCGGCTGAACCATTTAATCTATCTATTCTGTACAGCGACCAGCCAGCATACCCGTACAAAAAAGACTGGCTCCTGTTTCAAAAAATCACGGAAAAAACCGGAGTCACGCTGGAACCTACCATCGTTCCGATGAGTGACTATTCCCAGAAAAGATCTCTTCTAATCAGCTCTGGAGATGCCCCGTTGGTTATTCCGAAAACCTATCCGGGTGAAGAATCTGCTTTTGTATCCTCTGGTGCGATTTTGCCCGTGAGTGACTATGTTGATTTGATGCCAAATTTCAAAGATAAGGTTGAGAAATGGGGACTCCAAGATGAACTTGAGGGTCTTCGACAAGAAGATGGAAAATATTATGTACTCCCAGGCTTACATGAAGAGGTTTGGCCGGACTATACCCTTATTGTGAGAACTGATATTTTTGAGAAAAATAACATTGCCATTCCAAAAACTTGGGACGAATTGTATGATGCAGCCAAAAAGCTGAAAGAAATCTATCCAGATTCAACTCCGTTCTCAGATCGTTTCCAATTTAACAGTACATTGAATATTGCTGCTACCAGTTTTGGAACGAAAGCTGGGTGGGGATTTGGAAATGGTTTAACGTATAAAGAAGATCAGGATGAATTTGTATACACTTCGACTACACCGGAATACAAGGAAATGTTAACTTACTTTAACAAGCTTGTATCGGAAGGGTTGCTGGATAAGGAAAGCTTCACCCAGGACGATGACCAGGCTATTCAAAAGTTTGTTTCTGGAAAATCCTTTATTATTAACGGTAACTCGCAAACGGTAGTGCTTCATCGTAACGATATGAACAAAACGTTGGGAGAAGGGAATTTCTCCATCGCCAAAATTACAGTTCCTGGTGGTCCAAAAGGTCAATTGATGTCCGGATCCAGACTTGAAAACGGTGTCATGATTTCCGGGAAAATTAAAGACAACGAGAATTTCAAAGCAACCATGCAATTTATTGACTGGTTATACTATAGTGATGAAGGTCAGGAATTTGCCAAATGGGGAGTAGAAGGCGAAACCTTCACCAAACAGGATGGCGTTCGTAAATTGGTAGAAGATGTGAACTATAACGGATTGAATCCAAAAGGTACGAAGGACTTGCGTATTGATTACGGATTCTCCGGTGGTGTGTTTGCCTATGGAGGAACGACAGACTTGTTGCACTCCATGTTTAGTGAGGAAGAGCTGAAATTCCAGCAAGACATGAAAGATATCAAAGAAGTGATCCCTGCCGAGCCGCCAATTCCTTACTCAGATATTGATCGTGAACAGGTGACACTGCTTAGTACACCGCTCAAGGATTTCTCGGATCAAAATACGCTTAAATTTATTCTGGGAGAACGTAATCTTTCCGAGTTTGATGCATTTGTAAAAGAGCTGGAGAGCCAAGGCTTGCCTCAGTATATGCAGCTTTCCAATGACACATATAAGAAGTACAAAGAAAACAAGCAACAATAG
- a CDS encoding LysM peptidoglycan-binding domain-containing protein — protein sequence MRYSTYQSIYEPVHSDVVETNIRNFKKVFAKGNVPTWVLKLIIVSLIILVGCSTVLTVFAGNENDLLPGGKMAVSQGDTLWSISLEHKPETMDTRVYIEAIKKVNQLHSTSIQVGQVLILPQFTE from the coding sequence ATGAGATATTCTACTTATCAAAGCATTTACGAACCGGTGCATTCAGATGTGGTTGAAACTAACATAAGGAATTTTAAGAAGGTTTTTGCAAAAGGTAATGTCCCAACTTGGGTCTTGAAATTAATAATCGTAAGCTTAATTATACTGGTTGGATGCAGTACAGTACTCACTGTGTTCGCTGGCAATGAGAACGATTTGTTGCCTGGAGGGAAGATGGCAGTTTCACAAGGAGATACGCTATGGAGTATATCATTGGAGCACAAACCTGAAACAATGGATACACGTGTATATATAGAAGCAATCAAGAAAGTGAATCAACTTCATTCAACTTCGATACAGGTGGGGCAAGTCTTAATACTGCCTCAATTCACAGAATAA
- a CDS encoding HAD family hydrolase, whose protein sequence is MALKAILFDLDDTLLWDERSVREAFHETCLIAAQETGVKPEDLEEAVRNEARNLYESYETFTFTKMIGINPFEGLWANFTGGDQPEFRQLEQLAPAYRKESWHRGLLKLGVDREDLAERLASQFGAERRSRPHVYEETMETLSHLQGKFKLLLLTNGCPALQQEKLDGVPELAPFFDEIIISGTFGKGKPDPSIFEHALNKLGVQPEESMMVGDKLTTDIRGALSAGIQSVWINRENKENTESYVPDHQIKHLSELERIIAEFSMSAS, encoded by the coding sequence ATGGCGTTAAAAGCGATTTTGTTCGACCTAGATGATACTTTACTGTGGGATGAGCGCAGTGTTCGAGAGGCTTTTCATGAAACTTGCCTGATTGCAGCTCAAGAGACTGGTGTTAAACCTGAAGACCTTGAGGAAGCTGTTCGTAATGAGGCACGTAATCTGTATGAATCCTATGAAACTTTTACGTTTACCAAAATGATTGGGATTAACCCGTTTGAAGGTCTTTGGGCCAACTTCACGGGTGGGGATCAACCTGAGTTTCGCCAGTTGGAGCAGCTTGCACCCGCATATCGAAAAGAATCATGGCATCGTGGCTTGTTAAAGCTGGGTGTTGATCGTGAAGATCTGGCGGAACGACTTGCCTCACAATTTGGGGCTGAGCGGAGATCAAGACCCCATGTCTATGAAGAAACGATGGAAACGTTGAGTCATCTACAAGGGAAGTTCAAGCTTTTGCTTTTAACTAACGGCTGTCCTGCTTTACAGCAAGAGAAGCTTGATGGCGTTCCTGAATTGGCTCCTTTCTTTGATGAAATTATTATCTCGGGTACGTTTGGTAAAGGAAAACCTGATCCTTCGATCTTCGAGCACGCATTGAATAAGCTGGGAGTTCAACCTGAGGAAAGTATGATGGTTGGAGATAAGCTAACGACTGATATTCGTGGAGCGTTGTCTGCAGGTATTCAATCTGTTTGGATTAACCGTGAGAATAAAGAGAATACCGAATCGTATGTGCCTGACCATCAAATCAAGCATTTATCCGAATTGGAACGAATCATTGCTGAATTCTCAATGAGTGCATCATAA
- a CDS encoding carbohydrate ABC transporter permease, which produces MLESKSYKVFKVFNAIFLLLVVFITLYPFLNVVAQSFSSEAYINSGKVSIIPRGFNVETYKTISRDSMFWTNYKNTIIYTVVGTLISMFMTTIFAYALSKKRLMGRKFLTMFAVFTMFFSGGLIPNYVLINSLGFNNTMWALVVPGAISIYNMLIMKSFFENMPEELEEAAAIDGLNTYGILLRIILPLSKAVMATMVLFYAVGHWNSWFPAFLYLDKKELFPVTIYLRNMIAGATGGASAGASADNLTQISANIKSVTMVLTILPILTIYPFVQRYFVTGIMLGSVKQ; this is translated from the coding sequence ATGCTGGAATCAAAATCATACAAAGTATTTAAAGTTTTCAATGCCATCTTTCTGCTGCTTGTGGTATTCATCACGCTCTATCCGTTTCTGAATGTCGTGGCCCAGTCTTTCAGCAGCGAGGCTTATATCAATTCAGGCAAGGTGAGCATTATCCCAAGAGGATTTAATGTGGAAACCTACAAGACCATCTCACGCGATAGCATGTTCTGGACCAACTACAAAAATACAATTATATATACCGTTGTTGGTACTTTGATTTCCATGTTCATGACGACCATCTTCGCTTATGCCTTATCCAAGAAAAGATTGATGGGACGTAAATTTTTGACGATGTTCGCCGTGTTCACGATGTTTTTCAGTGGAGGTTTGATTCCTAACTATGTTCTGATTAACTCTCTGGGCTTCAATAATACGATGTGGGCATTGGTTGTGCCTGGTGCAATCAGTATCTATAACATGTTAATTATGAAATCATTTTTCGAAAACATGCCTGAAGAGCTTGAGGAAGCGGCAGCTATTGACGGTTTGAATACGTATGGCATTTTGTTGCGGATCATTCTACCACTGAGTAAAGCTGTCATGGCAACAATGGTTCTGTTTTACGCTGTGGGACATTGGAACTCCTGGTTTCCAGCCTTCCTGTATCTCGACAAAAAGGAACTGTTTCCCGTTACGATCTACTTGCGCAACATGATTGCAGGTGCAACTGGCGGTGCTTCGGCTGGTGCTTCAGCGGATAATCTGACTCAAATTTCTGCAAATATCAAATCGGTCACGATGGTACTCACCATTTTGCCTATTTTAACGATTTATCCATTTGTTCAAAGATATTTTGTAACCGGTATCATGTTGGGATCTGTTAAACAGTAA
- the lexA gene encoding transcriptional repressor LexA, which translates to MSKISSRQQAILEFIRNEVRLKGYPPSVREIGEAVGLASSSTVHGHLDRLEKKGLIRRDPTKPRAIELLSQEESEHSHQFAHSVARIPVVGKVTAGVPITATENIEDYFPLPTHYVGEQKVFMLSVVGDSMVEAGIVNGDYVIVRQQQTADNGDIVVAMTEDDEATVKTFYKEKDHIRLQPENSTFEPLRLKHVSILGKVIGLFRDIH; encoded by the coding sequence ATGTCGAAGATATCCAGCAGGCAACAGGCTATTCTGGAGTTTATACGCAATGAAGTCCGGTTGAAGGGGTATCCTCCTTCCGTACGCGAAATTGGTGAAGCCGTTGGATTGGCCTCCAGCTCTACAGTTCATGGACATCTGGATCGTTTGGAGAAGAAAGGTCTGATTAGACGTGACCCAACCAAACCAAGAGCCATTGAACTACTTAGCCAGGAAGAGTCAGAGCATTCACATCAGTTTGCTCACAGCGTTGCTCGCATTCCTGTCGTGGGTAAAGTTACTGCAGGGGTTCCAATCACAGCAACAGAAAATATCGAAGATTACTTCCCTCTTCCTACTCATTATGTAGGCGAACAGAAAGTATTTATGCTTTCGGTCGTGGGAGACAGTATGGTTGAAGCAGGCATTGTTAACGGAGACTATGTTATCGTACGTCAGCAGCAAACTGCAGATAACGGCGATATCGTAGTAGCCATGACTGAAGACGATGAAGCAACGGTAAAAACGTTCTACAAAGAGAAAGATCATATTCGTCTTCAACCGGAAAATTCGACTTTTGAACCGTTGCGTTTGAAACACGTTAGCATCCTGGGCAAAGTCATTGGCCTTTTCCGTGATATTCATTAA
- the metH gene encoding methionine synthase yields MDKLSLHDALKQRILILDGAMGTMIQQVDLTGADFGGEDLDGCNEMLVLTRPDLIQRIHEEYLEAGADLIETNTFGATSVVLAEYDIQDRAIEINLEAARIAKAAVDRFSTPESPRYVVGAMGPTTKTLSVTGGVTFQELIDSYFEQALALIEGGVDALLLETSQDTLNVKAGSIGIQQAFEQSGIKLPLMISGTIEPMGTTLAGQNIESFYISLEHLNPISVGLNCATGPEFMRDHIRSLSGMASVAVSCYPNAGLPDENGNYHESPDSLAQKIGAFAEQGWLNIAGGCCGTTPAHIRAMRDTLAKYPPREMNGTHPPALSGIDPVYVEQDNRPYMVGERTNVLGSRKFKRLIVEGKYEEASEIARAQVKNGAHVVDVCVQDPDREEAEDMEKFLELVVKKVKVPLMIDTTDAAVIDLALQYSQGKAIINSINLEDGEEKFELVTPLLHKYGGAVVVGTIDERGQAISREDKLEVAKRSYDLLVNKYGLKAEDLIFDTLVFPVGTGDEQYIGSAKETIEGIRVIKEAMPECHTILGISNISFGLPEAGREVLNSVFLYECTKAGLDYAIVNTEKLERYASIPEEERRLSEELLYNTNDETLAAFVAAFRNKKVEKKEKISNLSLEERLASYVVEGSKEGLLPDLEQALAKYTALEVINGPLMRGMEEVGRLFNNNELIVAEVLQSAEVMKASVAYLEQFMEKNETSVKGKIILATVKGDVHDIGKNLVEIILSNNGYRIINLGIKVPPERIIEAYREEKVDAIGLSGLLVKSAQQMILTAQDLRTAGIDVPIMVGGAALTRKFTKNRIRPEYNGMVVYAKDAMDGLDLANKLMNPSTREVMQLEMDAEKEADAAGAETVTSLPELTRVERSDIAVDNPVLVPPDLERHVMRNYPLSHILPYVNMQMLLGHHLGLRGSVEQLLASGDQKATDLKAVVDDIMQEAVRDGIIQAHAMYRFFPAQSSGNSVIIYDPENTSNILHTFTFPRQKVEPYLCLSDFLKPVESGQMDYVGFMVVTAGHGVRELSTAWKEQGDYLRSHALQSVALEVAEGLAERVHHMMRDIWGFPDPAQMTMKQRHGARYQGIRVSFGYPACPDLEDQGPLFKLLQPEDIGVELTEGFMMEPEASVSAMVFSHPQAKYFNVDKA; encoded by the coding sequence TTGGACAAGCTTAGCCTACATGATGCATTAAAACAACGAATATTGATCCTCGACGGTGCAATGGGGACCATGATTCAACAAGTTGATCTCACTGGCGCAGATTTTGGCGGAGAAGACCTGGATGGATGTAATGAAATGCTTGTGCTTACACGTCCGGATCTAATCCAGCGTATTCATGAGGAATATCTGGAAGCCGGTGCTGACTTGATTGAAACAAATACGTTTGGTGCAACTTCTGTTGTACTTGCTGAATATGACATTCAGGACCGTGCAATTGAAATTAATCTCGAAGCAGCCAGAATCGCAAAAGCTGCCGTGGATCGATTTTCGACACCGGAGTCTCCACGTTATGTGGTAGGTGCAATGGGACCTACAACCAAAACGCTGTCAGTAACGGGTGGAGTAACTTTTCAAGAGCTCATCGACAGTTATTTCGAGCAAGCGCTTGCTTTAATTGAGGGAGGCGTTGATGCGTTGCTGCTCGAAACCTCACAAGACACGCTTAATGTAAAAGCAGGTAGCATTGGAATTCAACAGGCATTCGAGCAAAGCGGCATCAAACTTCCTCTGATGATCTCAGGAACGATCGAACCGATGGGTACAACCCTAGCTGGTCAGAACATTGAGTCTTTTTATATATCCTTAGAACACCTTAACCCAATTTCAGTGGGACTAAACTGTGCTACAGGTCCGGAATTTATGCGTGACCATATTCGATCACTTTCCGGTATGGCTTCAGTTGCAGTAAGTTGTTATCCGAATGCAGGTCTTCCGGATGAGAATGGTAATTACCATGAATCCCCGGATTCGCTTGCTCAGAAGATCGGTGCTTTTGCCGAACAAGGCTGGTTGAACATCGCGGGCGGCTGCTGTGGAACAACACCTGCACATATTCGGGCAATGCGGGATACACTTGCCAAGTACCCTCCCAGAGAAATGAACGGAACACATCCACCAGCGTTGTCAGGAATAGATCCAGTCTACGTCGAACAGGACAATCGCCCTTACATGGTTGGGGAACGTACGAACGTACTTGGATCACGAAAATTCAAGCGTCTTATTGTTGAAGGTAAATATGAAGAAGCTTCAGAAATTGCTCGGGCTCAGGTGAAAAATGGGGCACATGTTGTCGACGTTTGTGTTCAAGACCCGGACCGTGAAGAAGCTGAAGACATGGAGAAATTCCTTGAACTTGTTGTCAAAAAAGTAAAGGTGCCACTTATGATCGATACGACAGATGCAGCCGTCATCGACCTTGCACTGCAATACTCTCAGGGTAAAGCGATAATTAACTCCATTAACCTTGAGGACGGCGAGGAAAAGTTCGAGCTGGTCACTCCGCTCTTGCATAAATACGGCGGTGCTGTCGTTGTTGGAACGATTGATGAACGCGGTCAAGCCATTAGTCGTGAGGACAAGCTGGAGGTAGCCAAGCGGTCTTACGATTTGCTGGTGAACAAATATGGCTTAAAAGCCGAAGACCTGATTTTTGATACCCTGGTGTTTCCAGTAGGGACGGGCGATGAACAGTATATCGGATCGGCGAAAGAAACAATCGAAGGTATTCGTGTCATTAAAGAAGCGATGCCTGAATGTCATACGATACTGGGGATCAGTAACATTTCATTTGGATTGCCTGAAGCTGGGCGTGAAGTGCTGAACTCTGTATTTTTATATGAGTGTACCAAAGCAGGTCTCGATTATGCCATCGTCAACACCGAGAAGCTGGAGCGTTATGCATCCATTCCCGAAGAAGAGCGCAGACTCTCGGAAGAGCTGTTATATAATACGAATGATGAAACACTGGCTGCTTTCGTAGCCGCGTTCCGTAACAAAAAGGTTGAGAAAAAAGAAAAGATTTCGAACCTGTCGTTGGAAGAACGTCTCGCATCGTATGTTGTTGAAGGAAGCAAAGAAGGTTTGCTGCCCGATCTGGAGCAGGCACTCGCCAAATATACAGCCCTTGAAGTAATCAATGGCCCGTTGATGCGGGGCATGGAAGAAGTAGGGCGACTGTTTAACAATAATGAGCTGATCGTAGCAGAAGTGCTTCAGAGCGCGGAAGTTATGAAGGCTTCGGTTGCTTATTTGGAACAGTTCATGGAGAAAAATGAGACGTCAGTTAAAGGAAAGATTATTTTAGCGACGGTCAAAGGCGATGTGCATGACATCGGCAAAAACCTGGTGGAGATCATCCTTTCCAATAACGGTTACCGGATCATTAATTTGGGTATAAAAGTACCACCAGAGCGAATTATCGAGGCATACAGAGAAGAGAAAGTCGATGCTATCGGTTTATCCGGTCTGTTGGTGAAATCGGCACAACAGATGATTCTAACCGCTCAGGACTTACGCACAGCAGGTATTGATGTGCCTATTATGGTTGGTGGAGCGGCATTGACACGCAAATTCACCAAGAATCGTATACGCCCGGAATATAACGGCATGGTTGTATATGCAAAAGATGCGATGGATGGCCTGGATTTGGCCAACAAGCTGATGAATCCAAGTACTCGTGAAGTGATGCAGCTGGAGATGGACGCTGAAAAAGAGGCGGACGCAGCTGGCGCAGAAACCGTTACATCACTTCCCGAGCTTACACGGGTAGAGCGTTCGGATATCGCAGTAGACAATCCGGTTCTCGTTCCACCGGATCTGGAACGACATGTGATGCGCAACTATCCGCTATCACACATATTACCGTATGTGAACATGCAGATGTTGCTAGGTCACCATCTTGGTTTGCGTGGCTCAGTAGAGCAGTTGCTTGCTTCGGGTGATCAGAAAGCCACTGACCTGAAAGCGGTAGTGGATGATATTATGCAGGAAGCTGTTCGTGACGGGATTATTCAGGCGCATGCGATGTATCGTTTCTTCCCGGCTCAGTCCAGTGGTAACAGCGTCATCATCTATGACCCGGAGAATACAAGTAATATCTTGCATACATTCACGTTCCCTCGTCAAAAAGTTGAACCATACCTGTGTCTTTCCGATTTCTTAAAGCCAGTGGAATCCGGACAAATGGATTACGTTGGTTTCATGGTCGTAACGGCTGGGCATGGTGTACGGGAGTTATCGACAGCTTGGAAGGAGCAAGGTGATTATCTTCGTTCACATGCTCTGCAATCCGTAGCGCTTGAAGTAGCAGAGGGATTAGCTGAGCGGGTTCATCATATGATGAGAGATATCTGGGGATTCCCGGATCCAGCACAGATGACCATGAAGCAACGTCATGGAGCACGCTATCAGGGAATCAGGGTATCATTCGGATATCCGGCTTGTCCCGACTTGGAAGACCAAGGCCCACTGTTCAAGTTGTTACAGCCTGAGGATATTGGTGTGGAATTGACTGAAGGTTTCATGATGGAACCTGAAGCATCGGTATCGGCGATGGTATTCAGCCATCCGCAAGCGAAGTATTTTAACGTGGATAAGGCTTAA
- a CDS encoding ABC transporter permease produces the protein MTSLRKESRLRTVTALLRKDWQLYSLLILPIIYLIIFKYGPMLGNVIAFRRFVPGGSIFGETWVGFRYFQMFIQDPTFWKVFGNTLMLGGLALLFTFPVPIIFALLLNEVKSKRFKKFVQTASYLPHFLSIVIVAGMILQLTAVNGSINGMVSFFTGDSIPFMQRAEWFRTIYITSEVWQGMGWGAILYLAALTTIDDSLYEAARIDGANRWKQTLHITIPGILPTIVTLLILNMGNFLAVGFEKILLLYNPLIYETSDVISTYLYRVGLQSSNFSYATAIGLFESIIGLILVFSVNAISRRLTQRSLW, from the coding sequence ATGACATCTTTACGTAAAGAAAGCAGGTTAAGAACTGTTACAGCACTGCTTCGCAAAGATTGGCAGCTGTACTCACTGTTAATTCTTCCAATTATCTATCTTATTATTTTCAAATATGGGCCCATGCTCGGTAATGTAATCGCATTTAGACGATTTGTACCAGGAGGCAGTATTTTTGGAGAGACGTGGGTTGGATTCAGGTATTTTCAGATGTTCATTCAAGACCCAACCTTTTGGAAAGTATTTGGGAACACACTTATGCTCGGTGGACTTGCGTTACTTTTCACCTTCCCAGTCCCGATCATTTTTGCTTTGCTGCTGAATGAGGTGAAAAGCAAACGTTTCAAAAAGTTTGTGCAGACCGCATCGTATCTTCCGCACTTCTTGTCCATCGTTATCGTTGCCGGAATGATTCTGCAATTAACGGCAGTTAATGGCTCCATTAACGGAATGGTATCATTCTTTACTGGAGACAGCATTCCTTTCATGCAACGTGCGGAATGGTTCAGAACAATCTATATCACCTCTGAGGTTTGGCAAGGTATGGGGTGGGGAGCCATTCTATATTTGGCTGCATTAACAACAATTGATGATTCTTTGTATGAGGCTGCGCGGATTGATGGTGCGAACCGTTGGAAGCAAACCCTCCATATAACCATACCAGGCATTTTGCCAACGATCGTTACATTGCTGATTTTGAACATGGGTAATTTCCTTGCGGTTGGATTTGAGAAAATCTTGCTCCTTTACAATCCGCTGATCTACGAGACATCTGACGTGATTTCTACTTATCTGTACCGGGTAGGTTTGCAGTCCAGCAATTTTAGCTATGCTACCGCCATTGGTTTGTTCGAATCCATTATTGGACTGATCCTGGTATTCTCGGTTAATGCAATTTCACGCAGACTGACACAACGAAGCTTGTGGTAA